A genomic stretch from Sphingobacterium sp. ML3W includes:
- a CDS encoding discoidin domain-containing protein yields MKRILKMNLNHSLLFVGLLLSFYACKEEELVFPKQEGQEVIVTETRPTAKPTNLTLVSTFNQNIEIHWPALSDRVAKAQISYIDGGEKRVEVTDFTKPTIIHLDELKEYDFALKYLTADATASKVTDAKLTPRPYEVDYKLANIATDKVDGGVKFVFPNTSDKTFKYVINYVVNGENRKLESENSKSDVLIVDKLFDDTKNIDFNITISDATLNRSKTKLVEISPGTLPYKTLVPSFAYYYSGPKNAITAWTNTLGEQVTVKVEYTWNGSSKIAQVSTSDRDGELLLEGNPTNVHVTLTGKEGASVSFDGVILPPKEFTDKASWTATVSDNQAGDGGGAAALIDNNTDTYWHSDWGTPAPFPHWFRIDFGKARFVSKISMIRRKNSSNGFVRYNLEVSVDGNNFTNVAKDIEFNPLNDGWQDYILPKTVKARYVRVTMTAPKNQGDAFTHLGEFSVFGY; encoded by the coding sequence ATGAAAAGAATACTTAAAATGAATCTGAATCACAGTCTTCTCTTTGTAGGTTTGCTGCTTTCATTCTATGCATGTAAGGAAGAAGAACTAGTTTTTCCTAAACAGGAAGGTCAAGAGGTGATTGTTACTGAAACACGCCCTACAGCGAAACCAACAAATTTGACCCTAGTTTCTACCTTTAATCAAAATATAGAGATTCACTGGCCAGCTTTAAGTGACCGTGTCGCTAAAGCACAGATTAGTTATATCGATGGGGGAGAGAAACGGGTTGAAGTGACTGATTTTACAAAACCAACAATCATTCATTTAGACGAATTAAAGGAATATGATTTCGCACTAAAATACCTTACAGCCGATGCAACTGCATCCAAAGTAACAGACGCCAAACTAACGCCGCGTCCTTATGAGGTAGATTATAAATTGGCCAATATTGCAACAGACAAAGTCGATGGCGGAGTAAAATTTGTTTTTCCTAATACTTCTGATAAAACATTTAAGTACGTGATCAATTATGTTGTAAATGGAGAGAACAGAAAGCTGGAAAGCGAGAATTCGAAGTCTGATGTGTTGATCGTCGATAAACTTTTTGATGATACAAAAAACATAGATTTTAATATTACAATTTCCGATGCGACATTAAACAGGTCAAAAACAAAACTTGTAGAAATATCACCAGGAACTTTGCCTTATAAGACATTGGTTCCTTCTTTTGCATATTACTATAGTGGACCAAAAAATGCTATTACTGCTTGGACAAACACGCTAGGAGAGCAAGTAACTGTAAAGGTAGAATACACATGGAATGGAAGTTCGAAAATAGCTCAGGTTTCTACGAGCGATCGAGATGGAGAATTACTTCTTGAAGGTAATCCGACAAATGTACATGTCACTTTGACGGGAAAAGAAGGCGCTTCTGTTTCCTTTGATGGTGTCATTTTACCGCCTAAAGAATTTACTGATAAAGCCAGCTGGACAGCTACCGTGTCGGACAATCAAGCGGGAGATGGTGGAGGAGCTGCTGCATTAATTGATAATAATACAGATACCTATTGGCATTCCGATTGGGGTACACCGGCCCCATTTCCGCATTGGTTTAGAATAGATTTCGGCAAAGCAAGGTTTGTTTCTAAAATAAGTATGATTCGTAGAAAAAATAGCAGTAATGGCTTTGTACGTTATAACCTGGAAGTATCAGTCGATGGCAATAATTTTACCAATGTTGCAAAAGATATAGAATTCAATCCATTAAATGATGGTTGGCAAGACTATATTTTGCCCAAAACAGTTAAAGCGAGATATGTTCGAGTTACAATGACAGCACCGAAAAATCAGGGCGACGCTTTTACACACTTAGGTGAATTTAGCGTGTTTGGATATTAG